One genomic region from Streptomyces sp. NBC_01431 encodes:
- a CDS encoding DUF192 domain-containing protein: protein MGRWRDGTGELSVLDGVGAAVALEIAASYRARTKGLLGRDGIEGAILLTPASSVHTFRMRFAIDVAHLDRELRVIAVRTMRPGRLGALRPRARHVLEAEAGAMAGWGLRPGAQVVIATGQDLRT, encoded by the coding sequence ATGGGCCGATGGAGGGATGGAACGGGCGAGTTGAGCGTGCTCGACGGCGTCGGGGCGGCGGTCGCGCTGGAGATCGCGGCGTCGTACCGGGCCCGCACCAAGGGCCTGCTCGGCCGCGACGGCATCGAGGGAGCGATCCTGCTGACCCCGGCGAGCAGCGTGCACACCTTCCGGATGCGGTTCGCCATCGACGTGGCTCATCTGGACCGCGAGCTGCGCGTGATCGCGGTACGCACGATGCGCCCCGGCCGCCTCGGCGCGCTCCGGCCGCGCGCGCGGCACGTGCTGGAGGCGGAGGCGGGCGCGATGGCCGGCTGGGGCCTGCGGCCGGGCGCACAGGTGGTCATCGCAACCGGGCAGGATCTCAGGACCTGA
- a CDS encoding isoprenyl transferase codes for MNLRDLVYGLYARRVEGRLDHDQVPKHIGVILDGNRRWAKASDRSPEQGHQAGASKIQELLGWCAETDVEVVTLWLLSTDNLDRPEDQLIPLLGIIEDAVRDLAADGRWRVHHVGNADLLPGHTQAVLKEAEQATHDIDGILVNVAVGYGGRQEIADAVRSLLLEHAAKGTSFEELAEIVDVEHISEHLYTRGQPDPDLVIRTSGEQRLSGFMLWQSAHSEYYFCEVFWPAFRKVDFLRALRDYAARHRRYGT; via the coding sequence GTGAACTTGCGCGACCTGGTGTACGGGCTCTATGCGCGCCGGGTGGAAGGCCGCCTCGACCACGATCAGGTGCCCAAGCACATCGGCGTCATCCTGGACGGCAACCGGCGCTGGGCCAAGGCCTCGGACCGCAGCCCCGAGCAGGGCCACCAGGCCGGCGCCAGCAAGATTCAGGAGCTGCTCGGCTGGTGCGCCGAGACGGATGTCGAGGTCGTCACCCTCTGGCTGCTCTCCACCGACAACCTGGACCGCCCCGAGGACCAGTTGATCCCGCTGCTCGGCATCATCGAGGACGCGGTACGGGACTTGGCGGCGGACGGGCGCTGGCGCGTGCACCACGTCGGCAACGCGGACCTGTTGCCCGGCCACACACAGGCAGTCCTCAAGGAGGCCGAGCAGGCCACCCACGACATCGACGGGATACTCGTCAACGTCGCCGTGGGCTACGGCGGGCGGCAGGAGATCGCGGACGCGGTGCGGTCGCTGCTCCTTGAGCACGCGGCGAAGGGCACCTCGTTCGAGGAGCTCGCCGAGATCGTCGACGTCGAGCACATCTCCGAGCACCTCTACACGCGGGGGCAGCCCGACCCCGACCTGGTGATCCGTACCAGCGGCGAGCAGCGCCTCTCCGGATTCATGCTCTGGCAGTCGGCGCACTCCGAGTACTACTTCTGCGAAGTGTTCTGGCCGGCCTTCCGCAAGGTCGACTTCCTCCGCGCCCTGCGTGACTACGCGGCGCGGCACCGGAGGTACGGCACCTGA
- a CDS encoding class I SAM-dependent methyltransferase, protein MGRNIRNHNNRPFEELIDEAASVSVDGWDFSWLDGRATEERPSWGYARSMAGRMAKATAALDIQTGGGEVLAAVPQLPPLAVATEGWPANIARATGLLHPRGVPVVADEDKPPLPFADGAFDLVVSRHPVTTWWSEISRVLSPGGTYFSQQVGPASVFELVEYFLGPQAPEVRGARDPGRARKEAESAGLEVVDLRLEKLRTEFLDIGAVVYFLRKVIWMVPGFSVEEYRDQLKALDEQIRTEGPFVAHSTRFLIEARKPLRPTRAA, encoded by the coding sequence ATGGGCCGAAACATCAGGAACCACAACAACCGCCCCTTCGAGGAACTGATCGACGAGGCCGCGTCCGTCTCCGTCGACGGCTGGGACTTCTCCTGGCTGGACGGCCGGGCCACCGAAGAGCGGCCGTCCTGGGGGTACGCCCGTTCGATGGCCGGGCGGATGGCGAAGGCCACCGCCGCCCTCGACATCCAGACCGGCGGCGGCGAGGTCCTCGCCGCGGTGCCCCAGCTGCCGCCGCTCGCCGTCGCGACGGAGGGCTGGCCGGCGAACATCGCCCGCGCGACCGGCCTGCTCCACCCGCGCGGAGTGCCCGTCGTCGCGGACGAGGACAAGCCCCCGCTGCCGTTCGCCGACGGCGCCTTCGACCTCGTGGTCAGCCGGCACCCCGTCACCACCTGGTGGTCCGAGATCTCCCGGGTGCTCTCGCCCGGAGGCACGTACTTCTCCCAACAGGTGGGCCCGGCCAGCGTGTTCGAGCTGGTCGAGTACTTCCTGGGGCCGCAGGCGCCCGAGGTGCGCGGCGCCCGCGATCCCGGCAGGGCGCGCAAGGAGGCGGAGAGCGCGGGCCTCGAAGTCGTCGACCTGCGCCTGGAGAAACTGCGGACGGAGTTCCTGGACATCGGCGCCGTCGTGTACTTCCTGCGCAAGGTGATCTGGATGGTGCCGGGCTTCAGCGTCGAGGAGTACCGCGACCAGCTGAAGGCGCTGGACGAGCAGATCCGTACCGAGGGCCCCTTCGTCGCGCACTCGACACGCTTCCTGATCGAGGCGCGGAAGCCGCTGCGGCCGACCCGGGCTGCCTAG
- a CDS encoding transglycosylase SLT domain-containing protein, translating into MSRISVRGFAVASATAVTTVGAVVGVAAGSPAAASNDNFEATAADTTLLADIPAGQQAQVQTASLTQQADAQAAQASASAKKSAEEAARLQAAQDAKAKKDAADKDKADKDAKARDLETQAASRSAARDVSNLAVKSSYSVSDVQALARQIVPAGQFQCFSHIVNNESSWNYQATNSGSGAYGLVQALPGSKMSSAGDDWQTNPATQIKWGLNYMNERYGSPCGAWSFWQANSWY; encoded by the coding sequence GTGAGCCGGATCTCGGTCCGGGGGTTCGCGGTGGCGTCTGCCACTGCGGTCACCACCGTAGGCGCCGTCGTCGGCGTTGCCGCAGGTAGCCCTGCCGCTGCTTCGAACGACAACTTCGAGGCGACCGCCGCCGATACGACGCTCCTGGCGGACATCCCCGCAGGACAGCAGGCCCAGGTTCAGACCGCGTCCCTGACGCAGCAGGCGGACGCACAGGCCGCACAGGCGAGTGCGTCGGCGAAGAAGTCCGCCGAGGAAGCCGCCCGTCTTCAGGCCGCGCAGGACGCCAAGGCCAAGAAGGACGCCGCCGACAAGGACAAGGCCGACAAGGACGCCAAGGCCCGCGACCTGGAGACCCAGGCCGCCAGCCGTTCGGCTGCCCGGGACGTCTCGAACCTCGCGGTCAAGAGCTCCTACTCGGTCTCCGACGTCCAGGCGCTCGCGCGCCAGATCGTCCCCGCGGGCCAGTTCCAGTGCTTCAGCCACATCGTGAACAACGAGTCGAGCTGGAACTACCAGGCCACCAACAGCGGTTCCGGTGCCTACGGTCTCGTCCAGGCGCTGCCGGGCTCCAAGATGAGCTCCGCCGGCGACGACTGGCAGACCAACCCGGCCACGCAGATAAAGTGGGGCCTCAACTACATGAACGAGCGCTACGGCAGCCCCTGCGGCGCCTGGTCGTTCTGGCAGGCCAACAGCTGGTACTAG
- a CDS encoding Flp family type IVb pilin — MSSISNGGAVPIPAGSWRVRMPRPVEYVRLLVVVLFVLTVLSALGVLLAAPFDGELLGALAYAVAPGVAGFVLLRWLHSGGPRVRWALMGVQVSPLLQALGAFAHGQSKGLTQLAMPLAIVVLLCRRSSREWFLTPNRPAPDRRPFSLARMIKWRHSEEGQTAVEYAGLITLVVGIVLALVLSGLGGQISGGIQSAICKVTGSACPPPRAAADASNKSGSSAGASSGTTGGASAGGPSTGGSTGGTAGSGAGGSTANGGSTGANGSAGANGSTGANGSGGANGSTGANGSANGGANGGAAANGGSSGGASANGGSSGASSGAAGASGADGSGASGGSGGSGDDGGDSGDGGDTSGDGGDSGGNGGSSGDNGKNDGKNNGGGGDTKKDDGCLSGFGAFFSCAGDQVVGAGKGLVVDGVWGDVKDGWNAVIHPVDTVKGTVTGLWNYGSDIVSNEWDSAWDKVKKGDVLGLVEQDLSFGPRMVWKLGGDFVVTKDVRDAWNRGDYGEAFGLTLWNGGSYFIPGVGEGKLAEILVKLEKINKINKVVRFIEKANEAFERVRKAIKKGDIREAEKAADDAQKAADDAADKARKSGCTVASAPLRVPYGGGSDGWQPRSGGTVVTAAYRPITTASFGATPGVVQIKDQHCDAEDGKDAHDAQQKALDSRAEVLKQAIQDAKKDGVHVQPDLLDNLLKRVKDNPDPLKKEIGPKAAADAIKDVTDLLEQKNIDKLSREQLAQKALNSKDADALAQNLAESNITKNIAKDEAADGSTVYSAVGDNNKGRSKLPDGKGGEFDVSGIPDVDVVYRGKDGKVNVVEVKNRGNATTQASFPDQVQRLGDWAKKDPARAARYEVATTDGWEKVFDQFQYKKQSKTDKAAGKPKERPAGTPASEMAKNGVSLRVGGKDLSPDQLRKMDAAWNAKSDAERYEALHSGKMKDPKTAMEYLGVS, encoded by the coding sequence ATGTCATCGATCAGCAATGGGGGAGCCGTGCCGATACCGGCCGGGTCGTGGCGTGTGCGCATGCCGCGGCCGGTCGAGTACGTCAGGCTGCTGGTGGTTGTTCTCTTCGTCCTTACGGTGCTGTCCGCGCTCGGTGTGCTGCTCGCGGCGCCGTTCGACGGGGAGTTGCTCGGGGCCCTGGCCTATGCGGTGGCTCCCGGCGTGGCCGGGTTCGTTCTGCTGCGATGGCTTCACAGCGGAGGACCGAGGGTGCGGTGGGCGCTGATGGGCGTCCAGGTCTCCCCGCTGCTACAGGCGTTGGGGGCCTTCGCCCACGGCCAGTCCAAGGGGCTGACCCAGTTGGCCATGCCGCTGGCCATCGTGGTGCTGCTGTGCCGACGGAGCTCACGCGAATGGTTCCTGACGCCGAATCGTCCCGCACCGGACCGGCGGCCCTTCAGCCTCGCGCGAATGATCAAGTGGCGGCACAGCGAGGAGGGCCAGACCGCCGTCGAGTATGCGGGACTCATCACGCTGGTCGTCGGCATCGTCCTCGCGCTGGTGCTCAGCGGGCTGGGCGGTCAGATATCCGGCGGCATCCAGTCCGCCATCTGCAAGGTCACGGGGTCGGCCTGCCCGCCGCCGCGTGCCGCGGCCGACGCCTCGAACAAGAGCGGCTCCAGTGCGGGTGCGTCGAGTGGAACGACGGGCGGCGCGAGCGCCGGCGGCCCGTCGACCGGCGGCTCGACGGGAGGCACGGCCGGCTCGGGCGCGGGTGGATCCACCGCCAACGGCGGATCCACCGGCGCCAACGGTTCCGCCGGTGCCAACGGTTCCACTGGTGCCAACGGTTCCGGCGGTGCCAACGGTTCCACTGGCGCCAACGGTTCGGCCAACGGTGGCGCGAACGGCGGAGCGGCAGCCAACGGTGGTTCCAGCGGTGGCGCATCTGCCAACGGTGGTTCCAGTGGCGCGAGTTCGGGTGCCGCAGGCGCGTCCGGTGCAGATGGCTCCGGTGCCTCGGGCGGGTCCGGCGGGTCCGGCGACGACGGCGGTGACAGTGGCGACGGCGGTGACACCTCCGGTGACGGCGGTGACAGCGGCGGCAATGGCGGCAGCAGCGGTGACAACGGCAAGAACGACGGCAAGAACAACGGAGGCGGCGGCGACACCAAGAAGGACGACGGCTGCCTCTCCGGCTTCGGAGCGTTCTTCTCCTGCGCGGGAGACCAAGTCGTCGGTGCCGGCAAGGGGCTGGTCGTCGACGGTGTCTGGGGCGATGTCAAGGACGGCTGGAACGCCGTCATCCACCCCGTCGACACCGTGAAGGGCACCGTCACCGGTCTCTGGAACTACGGCTCGGACATCGTCTCCAACGAGTGGGACAGTGCTTGGGACAAGGTGAAGAAGGGCGACGTCCTGGGCTTGGTCGAGCAGGACCTCTCCTTCGGCCCCCGCATGGTGTGGAAGCTCGGTGGTGACTTCGTCGTCACCAAGGACGTCCGCGACGCGTGGAATCGGGGCGACTACGGCGAGGCCTTCGGCCTGACGCTGTGGAACGGCGGCTCGTACTTCATTCCCGGCGTCGGCGAGGGCAAGCTGGCGGAAATCCTCGTCAAGCTGGAGAAGATCAACAAGATCAATAAGGTCGTACGGTTCATCGAGAAGGCCAACGAGGCGTTCGAACGGGTCCGCAAGGCCATCAAGAAGGGTGACATCCGCGAGGCCGAGAAGGCGGCCGACGACGCTCAGAAGGCCGCCGACGACGCGGCCGACAAGGCGCGCAAGAGCGGCTGCACGGTGGCGAGCGCCCCCTTGCGCGTCCCGTACGGCGGTGGTTCGGACGGCTGGCAGCCGAGGAGCGGCGGCACCGTTGTCACCGCTGCCTACCGGCCCATCACCACGGCGTCCTTCGGCGCCACCCCCGGTGTCGTCCAGATCAAGGACCAGCACTGCGACGCGGAGGACGGCAAGGACGCGCACGATGCCCAGCAGAAGGCGCTCGATTCCCGTGCCGAGGTGCTGAAGCAGGCAATCCAGGATGCCAAGAAGGACGGCGTGCACGTCCAGCCCGACCTTCTCGACAACCTGCTCAAGCGGGTCAAGGACAACCCGGACCCGCTGAAGAAGGAGATCGGGCCGAAGGCGGCCGCCGACGCCATCAAGGACGTCACGGATCTCCTTGAGCAGAAGAACATCGACAAGCTGAGCCGTGAGCAGCTCGCGCAGAAGGCGCTCAACTCCAAGGACGCCGACGCGCTCGCGCAGAACCTTGCCGAGTCCAACATCACCAAGAACATCGCCAAGGACGAGGCGGCGGACGGCTCCACGGTCTACTCCGCCGTCGGCGACAACAACAAGGGCCGGTCCAAGCTCCCCGACGGCAAGGGAGGCGAGTTCGACGTCAGCGGTATCCCGGATGTCGACGTCGTCTACCGCGGCAAGGACGGCAAGGTCAACGTCGTCGAGGTCAAGAACCGCGGCAACGCGACGACCCAGGCCTCCTTCCCGGACCAGGTGCAGCGCCTCGGTGACTGGGCGAAGAAGGACCCGGCACGGGCGGCGCGGTACGAGGTCGCGACGACCGACGGCTGGGAGAAGGTCTTCGACCAGTTCCAGTACAAGAAGCAGAGCAAGACGGACAAGGCTGCCGGAAAGCCGAAGGAGCGGCCGGCCGGGACGCCTGCTTCGGAGATGGCGAAGAACGGCGTCAGCCTGCGGGTCGGCGGAAAGGACCTCAGTCCCGACCAGCTCCGGAAGATGGATGCCGCCTGGAACGCCAAGAGCGACGCCGAGAGGTACGAAGCTCTGCACTCCGGCAAGATGAAGGATCCGAAGACGGCCATGGAGTACCTGGGTGTTTCCTGA
- a CDS encoding PhoH family protein produces MVTSTKRRMPDRRTYVLDTSVLLADPKAMTRFEEHEVVLPIVVVTELEAKRHHPELGYFARQALRLLDDFRVRYGRLDAPIPLGDLGGTLRVELNHSDPGVLPAGYRLGDNDSRILAVARNLQAEGYDVTVVSKDLPLRIKASSVGLLAEEYRAELAITDSGWTGMAELPLSGEQVDLLFEEETLYVPEAAELPVHTGLVLLSERGKALGRVGADGNIRLVRGDREAFGIHGRSAEQRIALDLLLDPEVGIISMGGRAGTGKSALALCAGLEAVLERRQHKKVMVFRPLYAVGGQELGYLPGSEAEKMGPWAQAVFDTLSAVTSREVIEEVTSRGMLEVLPLTHIRGRSLHDAFVIVDEAQSLERNVLLTVLSRIGANSRVVLTHDVAQRDNLRVGRYDGVVAVVEKLKGHPLFAHVTLTRSERSQIAALVTEMLEDGHI; encoded by the coding sequence GTGGTGACCAGCACAAAGCGCCGCATGCCCGATCGGCGCACTTACGTCCTCGACACCAGCGTCCTGCTGGCCGACCCCAAGGCGATGACCCGGTTCGAGGAGCACGAAGTGGTGCTCCCGATCGTCGTGGTCACCGAACTGGAAGCGAAGAGGCACCATCCGGAGCTCGGATACTTCGCCCGGCAGGCGCTGCGCCTGCTCGACGACTTCCGGGTCCGGTACGGACGCCTCGACGCCCCCATCCCGTTGGGGGACCTCGGCGGCACCCTCCGTGTCGAGCTCAACCATTCCGATCCCGGCGTACTGCCCGCCGGCTACAGGCTGGGGGACAACGACTCACGGATCCTCGCCGTCGCCCGCAATCTCCAGGCGGAGGGGTACGACGTCACCGTCGTATCGAAGGACCTGCCGCTGCGGATCAAGGCGTCGTCGGTCGGTCTGCTCGCCGAGGAGTACCGCGCCGAGCTGGCGATCACCGACTCCGGCTGGACCGGAATGGCCGAACTGCCGCTCAGCGGTGAGCAGGTCGACCTGCTCTTCGAGGAGGAGACGCTCTACGTTCCCGAAGCCGCCGAGCTTCCCGTCCACACCGGGCTCGTGCTGCTCTCCGAGCGCGGCAAGGCGCTCGGGCGGGTCGGCGCGGACGGGAACATCCGGCTGGTGCGGGGCGACCGCGAGGCGTTCGGCATCCACGGGCGCAGCGCCGAACAGCGAATCGCGCTGGATCTGCTGCTCGATCCCGAGGTCGGGATCATCTCGATGGGCGGCCGAGCCGGCACCGGCAAGTCCGCGCTGGCGCTCTGCGCGGGCCTGGAGGCGGTCCTGGAGCGCAGGCAGCACAAGAAGGTGATGGTCTTCCGGCCGCTGTACGCGGTGGGCGGGCAGGAGCTCGGCTATCTGCCCGGGTCCGAGGCCGAGAAGATGGGCCCCTGGGCGCAGGCCGTCTTCGACACGCTGTCCGCGGTGACGAGCCGTGAGGTCATCGAGGAGGTCACCTCGCGCGGCATGCTGGAGGTCCTGCCGCTCACGCACATCCGGGGCCGCTCGCTGCACGACGCCTTCGTGATCGTCGACGAGGCGCAGTCACTGGAACGCAACGTCCTGCTGACCGTTCTGTCCCGTATCGGGGCCAATTCGCGGGTGGTGCTCACCCATGACGTGGCCCAGCGGGACAACCTCAGGGTCGGTCGGTACGACGGTGTGGTGGCGGTCGTCGAGAAGCTGAAGGGGCATCCGCTGTTCGCGCACGTCACCCTCACCCGGTCCGAGCGTTCGCAGATCGCGGCTCTGGTGACCGAAATGCTGGAGGACGGTCACATCTGA
- a CDS encoding DUF2079 domain-containing protein, with the protein MGTIADQWVGRRTRPPIPPAPTSRIPRLRIARPALLWWGWAAALFLLYAAVSGRRQALVRTTGYDLGIFEQAVRAYAHFDAPLAPLRGNGFDLLGDHFHPLLAALAPLYRLFPSPYTLLFAQAALLALAVVPLARQATRVLGRRAGHVIAFGYGLSWGIASAVGFDFHEVCLAVPLVSYALEALARRQWRRAVAWAVPMLLVKEDLGLTLAAIGGYVAWRGPRRLGIATAVLGLVGSVLEFKVLMPFFNPAGAYAHAANLAPAHHSLLTTLALAPLDAVRPEVKATTLVLVFAPAALIALRSPLALIAVPTLGWRMLSTNAFHWGTAFHYSAVLMPVVLAALTDALRPYAAADDPLARRHVRASLATVAAVTLVLLPSFPLAQIVHRSTWRTTAHVSAVRDLLRRIPDGATVAASNRLAPQLTSRATVVLFPTFPVRWELTAATTPIPAPTAQWIAYDRAPAESWPYPPGYWPYPEPRQEEEYRKALTRYGYVLVAQEDGVSLLRKGSRHGIWQRTSGTP; encoded by the coding sequence ATGGGGACAATTGCTGACCAATGGGTAGGGCGGCGTACTCGGCCTCCGATCCCGCCCGCGCCCACCTCCCGCATCCCTCGCCTACGCATCGCGCGGCCCGCTCTGCTGTGGTGGGGCTGGGCCGCCGCGCTCTTCCTCCTCTACGCCGCCGTCTCCGGCCGCCGCCAGGCCCTGGTCCGCACCACCGGCTACGACCTCGGCATCTTCGAGCAGGCCGTCCGCGCCTACGCGCACTTCGACGCGCCCCTCGCACCGCTGCGCGGCAACGGATTCGACCTCCTCGGCGACCACTTCCACCCGCTGCTCGCCGCCCTCGCCCCCCTTTACCGCCTCTTCCCCAGCCCCTACACGCTGCTCTTCGCGCAGGCCGCGCTGCTCGCGCTCGCCGTGGTGCCGCTCGCCCGGCAGGCCACCCGGGTCCTCGGTCGGCGGGCCGGGCACGTCATCGCCTTCGGGTACGGGCTGAGCTGGGGCATCGCATCGGCGGTCGGCTTCGACTTCCACGAGGTGTGCCTGGCCGTACCGCTGGTCTCGTACGCCCTCGAAGCACTCGCCCGCCGGCAGTGGCGCCGCGCTGTCGCCTGGGCCGTACCGATGCTCCTGGTCAAGGAGGACCTCGGGCTCACGCTCGCCGCGATCGGGGGGTACGTCGCCTGGCGGGGCCCGCGCCGGCTCGGCATCGCCACCGCCGTGCTGGGCCTGGTGGGCAGCGTGCTCGAATTCAAAGTCCTGATGCCCTTCTTCAACCCGGCGGGCGCCTACGCGCACGCCGCGAACCTGGCGCCCGCCCACCACTCGCTGCTCACCACGCTCGCCCTCGCACCGCTGGACGCGGTACGCCCCGAGGTGAAGGCGACCACCCTCGTCCTCGTCTTCGCGCCGGCCGCCCTCATCGCCCTGCGCTCGCCGCTCGCGCTGATCGCCGTGCCCACCCTCGGCTGGCGGATGCTGTCCACCAACGCCTTCCACTGGGGGACGGCGTTCCACTACTCGGCCGTCCTGATGCCCGTCGTGCTCGCGGCGCTCACCGACGCGCTGCGCCCCTACGCCGCCGCCGACGACCCGCTCGCCCGCCGCCACGTCCGGGCCTCCCTCGCGACGGTGGCGGCCGTGACGCTGGTCCTCCTCCCGTCCTTCCCGCTCGCCCAGATCGTCCACCGCTCCACCTGGCGCACCACCGCGCACGTCTCGGCGGTGCGCGACCTCCTGCGGCGCATCCCCGACGGGGCGACGGTGGCGGCCTCCAACCGCCTTGCGCCACAACTGACTTCACGCGCCACGGTCGTCCTGTTTCCGACCTTCCCGGTGCGGTGGGAGCTGACCGCGGCCACCACCCCCATCCCCGCGCCCACGGCGCAGTGGATCGCCTACGACCGGGCACCGGCGGAGTCCTGGCCCTACCCGCCCGGCTACTGGCCCTACCCGGAACCCCGCCAGGAGGAGGAGTACCGCAAGGCGCTGACGAGGTACGGCTATGTGCTGGTCGCGCAGGAGGACGGGGTGTCGCTGCTGCGGAAGGGTTCCCGGCACGGAATCTGGCAGCGGACGTCGGGCACTCCCTGA
- the mgrA gene encoding L-glyceraldehyde 3-phosphate reductase, with amino-acid sequence MTESLRFHAAPDRYDSMEYRRTGRSGLKLPAVSLGLWHNFGDDRALDSQRAILRRAFDLGVTHFDLANNYGPPAGSAELNFGKIFGQDFTPYRDELIISTKAGYLMHPGPYGEWGSRKYLMSSLDASLKRMGLDHVDIFYSHRFDPHTPLEETMGALASAVQQGKALYVGVSSYNSEQTARAARILKEMGVPALIHQPSYSMINRWTEEDGLLDTLEAAGMGCISFVPLAQGLLTNKYLKGIPEGSRATQGKSLDPGLLSDEVVRRLNGLNDIASRRGQSLAQLALTWVLRDPRMTSALIGASSVKQLEENVAALAGPALTEAELKEIDTFAVDTEGTNIWAGRG; translated from the coding sequence GTGACTGAATCGCTCCGCTTCCACGCAGCCCCCGACCGCTACGACTCCATGGAGTACCGGCGGACCGGCCGCAGCGGCCTCAAGCTCCCCGCCGTCTCGCTCGGCCTCTGGCACAACTTCGGCGACGACCGCGCCCTGGATTCCCAGCGCGCGATCCTGCGCCGCGCCTTCGACCTGGGTGTCACCCACTTCGACCTGGCCAACAACTACGGCCCGCCGGCCGGCTCCGCCGAGCTCAACTTCGGCAAGATCTTCGGCCAGGACTTCACCCCGTACCGGGACGAGCTCATCATCTCCACCAAAGCCGGATATCTGATGCATCCCGGGCCGTACGGCGAGTGGGGTTCACGCAAGTACCTGATGTCCTCGCTGGACGCCTCGCTGAAGCGCATGGGGCTGGACCACGTCGACATCTTCTACTCGCACCGCTTCGACCCGCACACCCCGCTCGAAGAGACGATGGGCGCGCTCGCCTCCGCCGTCCAGCAGGGCAAGGCGCTGTACGTGGGCGTCTCCTCGTACAACAGCGAGCAGACCGCGCGGGCCGCGCGCATCCTCAAGGAGATGGGCGTCCCGGCCCTCATCCACCAGCCGTCGTACTCGATGATCAACCGCTGGACGGAGGAGGACGGGCTGCTGGACACCCTGGAGGCGGCCGGCATGGGGTGCATCTCCTTCGTGCCGCTCGCCCAGGGCCTGCTCACCAACAAATACCTCAAGGGCATCCCGGAGGGCTCCCGCGCCACCCAGGGCAAGTCGCTCGACCCCGGCCTGCTCTCCGACGAGGTGGTACGCCGTCTCAACGGGCTGAACGACATCGCCTCCCGGCGCGGCCAGTCGCTGGCGCAACTGGCGCTCACCTGGGTGCTGCGCGACCCCCGGATGACGTCGGCGCTGATCGGCGCGTCCAGCGTGAAGCAGTTGGAGGAGAACGTGGCGGCGCTGGCCGGACCGGCGCTCACGGAGGCGGAGTTGAAGGAGATCGACACCTTCGCCGTGGACACCGAGGGCACCAACATCTGGGCCGGCCGCGGCTGA
- a CDS encoding DUF192 domain-containing protein yields the protein MSRWRNGTGELVIGDRAVPLEIATSYRARTRGLLGRDGIKGAILLSPASSVHTFRMRFTIDVAFLDRNLRVLAVRTMKPGRLSAVRLRARHVIEAEAGAMQEWGLRVGAQVKVVDGA from the coding sequence ATGAGTCGATGGCGCAACGGCACGGGCGAGTTGGTCATCGGGGACCGGGCGGTACCGCTGGAGATCGCGACCTCCTACCGCGCACGCACTCGGGGCCTGCTCGGCCGCGACGGCATCAAGGGCGCGATCCTGCTCTCTCCGGCGAGCAGTGTGCACACCTTCCGGATGCGGTTCACGATCGACGTCGCCTTCCTCGACCGGAATCTGCGGGTCCTGGCCGTCCGCACCATGAAGCCCGGCCGGCTGAGCGCGGTCCGGCTGCGCGCCCGCCACGTGATCGAGGCCGAGGCGGGCGCGATGCAGGAGTGGGGGCTGCGGGTGGGGGCACAGGTCAAGGTCGTCGACGGCGCCTGA
- a CDS encoding A24 family peptidase codes for MNSALIVLAAAWGAASGALVPRAAYRLSVDPDESWREACPQGHRFTGPARGWLGRPVCGQRSFGAVLVVAGCCAALAGATGARPELAVWLLFVPFAVLLAGVDLSVRRLPDILTLPLAGVMAALLICAGVLPGHAGSWVRALAGGLALGGAYFVLFLINPNGLGFGDVKLAVTLGMVLGWYGWGILFLGAFAGFLLGAAYGLGLMVLRRAGRKDAIPFGPFMLGGAVVGVLLGALTVAS; via the coding sequence GTGAACAGCGCGCTGATCGTGCTCGCCGCGGCCTGGGGCGCCGCGAGCGGGGCCCTGGTGCCACGCGCCGCCTACCGGCTCTCCGTGGACCCGGACGAGTCGTGGCGTGAGGCATGTCCGCAGGGTCACCGGTTCACCGGTCCGGCCCGGGGCTGGCTCGGCCGGCCGGTGTGCGGGCAACGGTCGTTCGGCGCGGTGCTGGTGGTCGCCGGGTGCTGTGCGGCACTGGCCGGGGCCACCGGAGCGCGGCCGGAGCTCGCCGTGTGGCTGTTGTTCGTGCCCTTCGCCGTGCTGCTGGCGGGCGTCGACCTTTCCGTGCGCCGACTTCCCGACATACTCACCCTGCCGCTCGCCGGGGTGATGGCCGCCCTGCTGATCTGCGCGGGAGTGCTGCCCGGCCACGCCGGCTCCTGGGTCCGCGCACTGGCCGGCGGACTCGCCCTCGGTGGCGCCTACTTCGTACTGTTCCTGATCAACCCCAACGGGCTCGGCTTCGGCGACGTGAAGCTCGCCGTCACCCTCGGCATGGTGCTCGGCTGGTACGGCTGGGGGATCCTGTTCCTGGGCGCCTTCGCGGGATTCCTGCTGGGAGCCGCGTACGGGCTCGGTCTGATGGTGTTGCGCCGGGCGGGCCGCAAGGACGCGATTCCCTTCGGTCCGTTCATGCTCGGCGGAGCGGTGGTCGGCGTACTCCTCGGGGCGCTGACGGTCGCGTCCTGA